Proteins from a genomic interval of Danio rerio strain Tuebingen ecotype United States chromosome 4, GRCz12tu, whole genome shotgun sequence:
- the eps8a gene encoding epidermal growth factor receptor kinase substrate 8a isoform X40 codes for MNGYTPPASQMNGHGSLSPDVPGKKSSGKALYEQRKNYTKNSINSLTDTSQYHVEHLTTFVMDRKEAMLTIEDGIRKLRLLDAKGKIWTQDMLLQVDNRAVSLIDHDSKNELENFPLGSIQHCQPVTNACSYDSILALVCKESGQGKPDLHLFQCEDIKASLIHMDIESAISDHKGGKIKKRPEVLKMILKSDGSIPPPPGGPAPQAPAAVNQVDTKSRVASWSAWTNEQQDNDPQRHYTELDTPPEMSAAQVDRDVQILNHILDDIEHFVTKLQKAAEAFNELSKRKKSKKSKKKGPGEGVLTLRAKPPTQDEFIDCFQKFKHAFNLLGKLKNHIQNPSAVDLVHFLFNPLKLVIQTSGGVDLAKSVVVPLLTREAIEFLHTAGSAEERHLWVTLGDAWTKCKLEWPKDYPFPSHTLSFRDGWEPPVLVSREQDVTQLAERLNAAQSETPRPPITQQTVQDFSSADGNLDAHSRTAQRNFAKSKYDFVARNNTELSVLKDEVVEVLDDRKQWWKVRNGAGASGYVPNNILEISRAVDMTGRGEPIYSHTIQLMMPKKEFELFKQLLGELNEKQRTDYVPRPTVTEAPPTPTPPPPPAPLLPTASPANQSAAAIIPANQSTGATSPANQRAVATSPANQSTAAADQANQSESNSGEQHDDTVSESDSVNMREQQRERAAPANRRKSNMEEVQDELMYRLTLGRSAQKRIQTPSRSSQPALSISYDSTPQQVKDWLMLKGFSAATVSSLGVLTGAQLFSLNKDELKTVCPDDGARVFSQISVQKAALEVFF; via the exons cggaCACGGCTCGCTGTCTCCAGATGTTCCCGGCAAAAAGTCGAGTGGTAAAGCTCTGTACG AGCAAAGGAAAAACTACACCAAAAACAGCATCAACAGCCTGACGGACACGTCTCAGTATCATGTGGAG catCTGACCACGTTTGTGATGGACCGTAAGGAGGCGATGCTGACCATCGAGGACGGCATCAGGAAACTGCGGCTGCTGGACGCTAAAGGGAAGATCTGGACTCAGGACATGCTGCTGCAGGTGGACAACAGAGCAGTCAGCCTCATAGACCACGACAGCAAG aatgAGCTGGAGAACTTTCCTCTGGGCTCCATCCAGCACTGTCAGCCCGTCACCAACGCCTGCAGCTACGACTCCATCTTGGCTCTAGTGTGTAAGGAGTCCGGGCAGGGGAAACCAGACCTGCACCTGTTCCAGTGCGAGGACATCaag GCCAGTCTAATCCACATGGACATCGAGAGCGCCATCAGCGACCACAAGGGCGGGAAAATCAAGAAGAGGCCGGAGGTGCTGAA gaTGATCCTGAAGAGTGACGGAAGCATCCCTCCGCCTCCAGGAGGCCCCGCCCCTCAGGCGCcagcagctgtcaatcaagtggacACCAAGAGCCGAGTGGCCAGCTGGTCAGCCTGGACCAATGAGCAGCAGGACA acGACCCACAGAGACActacacagagctggacacgcctccTGAGATGAGCGCAGCACAGGTGGACAGAGATGTG CAAATCCTCAATCACATTCTGGACGACATCGAACACTTCGTCACCAAACTGCAGAAAGCTGCCGAGGCCTTTAACGAGCTCTCCAAACGCAAGAAGAGTAAGAAGAGCAAGAAGAAGGGCCCTGGAG AGGGAGTTCTGACACTGAGAGCCAAACCGCCGACTCAGGACGAGTTCATCGACTGCTTCCAGAAGTTCAAACACGCCTTCAACCTGCTG GGGAAGTTGAAGAACCACATTCAGAATCCCAGCGCTGTAGATCTGGTTCACTTCCTGTTCAATCCACTCAAGCTG GTGATCCAGACGTCTGGAGGAGTTGATCTGGCTAAAAGTGTAGTCGTTCCTCTCCTCACCAGAGAAGCCATCGAGTTCCTGCACACAGCGGGATCTGCGGAGGAGAGACACCTATGGGTGACACTAGGAGATGCATGGACCAAGTGCAA GCTGGAGTGGCCGAAGGATTATCCGTTTCCTTCGCACACGTTGAGTTTTCGGGATGGCTGGGAGCCGCCGGTGCTGGTGTCGCGGGAGCAGGACGTCACTCAGCTAGCGGAGAGACTGAACGCTGCGCAGAGCGAGACTCCGAGGCCGCCAATCACT CAGCAGACAGTGCAGGATTTCAGCAGTGCAGACGG GAATCTGGACGCTCACAGCAGGACGGCGCAGAGAAACTTTGCCAAATCCAAGTATGACTTTGTGGCCAGAAACAACACGGAGCTGTCTGTGCTGAAGGACGAGGTGGTGGAG GTGCTGGACGACAGGAAGCAGTGGTGGAAGGTGCGCAACGGAGCGGGAGCGTCAGGATACGTGCCAAACAACATCCTGGAGATCAGCAGAGCGGTGGACATGACGGGCCGCGGAGAGCCCATATACAGCCACACTAtacag CTAATGATGCCAAAAAAGGAATTTGAGTTGTTTAag caATTACTGGGCGAGTTAAACGAG AAGCAGCGGACAGATTATGTGCCCAGGCCGACAGTGACTGAAGCTCCGCCCACGCCGACCCCCCCTCCCCCGCCAGCCCCACTGCTACCCACTGCCAGCCCAGCCAATCAGAGTGCAGCAGCCATCATCCCAGCTAATCAGAGCACAGGGGCCACCAGCCCGGCCAATCAAAGAGCAGTGGCCACAAGCCCGGCCAATCAGAGCACAGCAGCTGCTGATCAGGCCAACCAAAGTGAGAGCAACAGCGGAGAGCAGCACGACGACACTGTGAGCGAGAGCGACAGCGTGAACATGAGAGAGCAGCAGAGGGAGAGAGCAGCGCCGGCCAacc GGCGTAAGTCTAACATGGAGGAGGTCCAGGATGAGCTGATGTACAGGCTGACTCTGGGTCGCAGCGCGCAGAAGCGGATCCAGACCCCGAGCCGGAGCAGTCAGCCGGCGCTCAGCATCAGCTACGACTCCACACCGCAGCAGGTCAAGGACTGGCTGATGCTCAAAGGCTTCAGCGCCGC GACCGTGAGCAGTCTCGGGGTGCTGACCGGCGCTCAGCTCTTCTCTCTGAATAAAGACGAGCTGAAGACGGTGTGTCCAGATGACGGCGCTCGCGTCTTCAGCCAGATCAGCGTGCAGAAGGCCGCTCTGGAG GTTTTCTTCTGA
- the eps8a gene encoding epidermal growth factor receptor kinase substrate 8a isoform X41, protein MNGYTPPASQMNGHGSLSPDVPGKKSSGKALYEQRKNYTKNSINSLTDTSQYHVEHLTTFVMDRKEAMLTIEDGIRKLRLLDAKGKIWTQDMLLQVDNRAVSLIDHDSKNELENFPLGSIQHCQPVTNACSYDSILALVCKESGQGKPDLHLFQCEDIKASLIHMDIESAISDHKGGKIKKRPEVLKMILKSDGSIPPPPGGPAPQAPAAVNQVDTKSRVASWSAWTNEQQDNDPQRHYTELDTPPEMSAAQVDRDVQILNHILDDIEHFVTKLQKAAEAFNELSKRKKSKKSKKKGPGEGVLTLRAKPPTQDEFIDCFQKFKHAFNLLGKLKNHIQNPSAVDLVHFLFNPLKLVIQTSGGVDLAKSVVVPLLTREAIEFLHTAGSAEERHLWVTLGDAWTKCKLEWPKDYPFPSHTLSFRDGWEPPVLVSREQDVTQLAERLNAAQSETPRPPITQQTVQDFSSADGNLDAHSRTAQRNFAKSKYDFVARNNTELSVLKDEVVEVLDDRKQWWKVRNGAGASGYVPNNILEISRAVDMTGRGEPIYSHTIQKQRTDYVPRPTVTEAPPTPTPPPPPAPLLPTASPANQSAAAIIPANQSTGATSPANQRAVATSPANQSTAAADQANQSESNSGEQHDDTVSESDSVNMREQQRERAAPANRRKSNMEEVQDELMYRLTLGRSAQKRIQTPSRSSQPALSISYDSTPQQVKDWLMLKGFSAATVSSLGVLTGAQLFSLNKDELKTVCPDDGARVFSQISVQKAALEVFF, encoded by the exons cggaCACGGCTCGCTGTCTCCAGATGTTCCCGGCAAAAAGTCGAGTGGTAAAGCTCTGTACG AGCAAAGGAAAAACTACACCAAAAACAGCATCAACAGCCTGACGGACACGTCTCAGTATCATGTGGAG catCTGACCACGTTTGTGATGGACCGTAAGGAGGCGATGCTGACCATCGAGGACGGCATCAGGAAACTGCGGCTGCTGGACGCTAAAGGGAAGATCTGGACTCAGGACATGCTGCTGCAGGTGGACAACAGAGCAGTCAGCCTCATAGACCACGACAGCAAG aatgAGCTGGAGAACTTTCCTCTGGGCTCCATCCAGCACTGTCAGCCCGTCACCAACGCCTGCAGCTACGACTCCATCTTGGCTCTAGTGTGTAAGGAGTCCGGGCAGGGGAAACCAGACCTGCACCTGTTCCAGTGCGAGGACATCaag GCCAGTCTAATCCACATGGACATCGAGAGCGCCATCAGCGACCACAAGGGCGGGAAAATCAAGAAGAGGCCGGAGGTGCTGAA gaTGATCCTGAAGAGTGACGGAAGCATCCCTCCGCCTCCAGGAGGCCCCGCCCCTCAGGCGCcagcagctgtcaatcaagtggacACCAAGAGCCGAGTGGCCAGCTGGTCAGCCTGGACCAATGAGCAGCAGGACA acGACCCACAGAGACActacacagagctggacacgcctccTGAGATGAGCGCAGCACAGGTGGACAGAGATGTG CAAATCCTCAATCACATTCTGGACGACATCGAACACTTCGTCACCAAACTGCAGAAAGCTGCCGAGGCCTTTAACGAGCTCTCCAAACGCAAGAAGAGTAAGAAGAGCAAGAAGAAGGGCCCTGGAG AGGGAGTTCTGACACTGAGAGCCAAACCGCCGACTCAGGACGAGTTCATCGACTGCTTCCAGAAGTTCAAACACGCCTTCAACCTGCTG GGGAAGTTGAAGAACCACATTCAGAATCCCAGCGCTGTAGATCTGGTTCACTTCCTGTTCAATCCACTCAAGCTG GTGATCCAGACGTCTGGAGGAGTTGATCTGGCTAAAAGTGTAGTCGTTCCTCTCCTCACCAGAGAAGCCATCGAGTTCCTGCACACAGCGGGATCTGCGGAGGAGAGACACCTATGGGTGACACTAGGAGATGCATGGACCAAGTGCAA GCTGGAGTGGCCGAAGGATTATCCGTTTCCTTCGCACACGTTGAGTTTTCGGGATGGCTGGGAGCCGCCGGTGCTGGTGTCGCGGGAGCAGGACGTCACTCAGCTAGCGGAGAGACTGAACGCTGCGCAGAGCGAGACTCCGAGGCCGCCAATCACT CAGCAGACAGTGCAGGATTTCAGCAGTGCAGACGG GAATCTGGACGCTCACAGCAGGACGGCGCAGAGAAACTTTGCCAAATCCAAGTATGACTTTGTGGCCAGAAACAACACGGAGCTGTCTGTGCTGAAGGACGAGGTGGTGGAG GTGCTGGACGACAGGAAGCAGTGGTGGAAGGTGCGCAACGGAGCGGGAGCGTCAGGATACGTGCCAAACAACATCCTGGAGATCAGCAGAGCGGTGGACATGACGGGCCGCGGAGAGCCCATATACAGCCACACTAtacag AAGCAGCGGACAGATTATGTGCCCAGGCCGACAGTGACTGAAGCTCCGCCCACGCCGACCCCCCCTCCCCCGCCAGCCCCACTGCTACCCACTGCCAGCCCAGCCAATCAGAGTGCAGCAGCCATCATCCCAGCTAATCAGAGCACAGGGGCCACCAGCCCGGCCAATCAAAGAGCAGTGGCCACAAGCCCGGCCAATCAGAGCACAGCAGCTGCTGATCAGGCCAACCAAAGTGAGAGCAACAGCGGAGAGCAGCACGACGACACTGTGAGCGAGAGCGACAGCGTGAACATGAGAGAGCAGCAGAGGGAGAGAGCAGCGCCGGCCAacc GGCGTAAGTCTAACATGGAGGAGGTCCAGGATGAGCTGATGTACAGGCTGACTCTGGGTCGCAGCGCGCAGAAGCGGATCCAGACCCCGAGCCGGAGCAGTCAGCCGGCGCTCAGCATCAGCTACGACTCCACACCGCAGCAGGTCAAGGACTGGCTGATGCTCAAAGGCTTCAGCGCCGC GACCGTGAGCAGTCTCGGGGTGCTGACCGGCGCTCAGCTCTTCTCTCTGAATAAAGACGAGCTGAAGACGGTGTGTCCAGATGACGGCGCTCGCGTCTTCAGCCAGATCAGCGTGCAGAAGGCCGCTCTGGAG GTTTTCTTCTGA
- the eps8a gene encoding epidermal growth factor receptor kinase substrate 8a isoform X12, with protein MDNRSGSVCVGQSPDMNGYTPPASQMNGHGSLSPDVPGKKSSGKALYEQRKNYTKNSINSLTDTSQYHVEHLTTFVMDRKEAMLTIEDGIRKLRLLDAKGKIWTQDMLLQVDNRAVSLIDHDSKNELENFPLGSIQHCQPVTNACSYDSILALVCKESGQGKPDLHLFQCEDIKASLIHMDIESAISDHKGGKIKKRPEVLKMILKSDGSIPPPPGGPAPQAPAAVNQVDTKSRVASWSAWTNEQQDNDPQRHYTELDTPPEMSAAQVDRDVQILNHILDDIEHFVTKLQKAAEAFNELSKRKKSKKSKKKGPGEGVLTLRAKPPTQDEFIDCFQKFKHAFNLLGKLKNHIQNPSAVDLVHFLFNPLKLVIQTSGGVDLAKSVVVPLLTREAIEFLHTAGSAEERHLWVTLGDAWTKCKLEWPKDYPFPSHTLSFRDGWEPPVLVSREQDVTQLAERLNAAQSETPRPPITQTVQDFSSADGYGLTHATHKRLHQLETDMAMAALKHAVSRHVDRNLDAHSRTAQRNFAKSKYDFVARNNTELSVLKDEVVEVLDDRKQWWKVRNGAGASGYVPNNILEISRAVDMTGRGEPIYSHTIQLMMPKKEFELFKQLLGELNEKQRTDYVPRPTVTEAPPTPTPPPPPAPLLPTASPANQSAAAIIPANQSTGATSPANQRAVATSPANQSTAAADQANQSESNSGEQHDDTVSESDSVNMREQQRERAAPANRRKSNMEEVQDELMYRLTLGRSAQKRIQTPSRSSQPALSISYDSTPQQVKDWLMLKGFSAATVSSLGVLTGAQLFSLNKDELKTVCPDDGARVFSQISVQKAALEVFF; from the exons cggaCACGGCTCGCTGTCTCCAGATGTTCCCGGCAAAAAGTCGAGTGGTAAAGCTCTGTACG AGCAAAGGAAAAACTACACCAAAAACAGCATCAACAGCCTGACGGACACGTCTCAGTATCATGTGGAG catCTGACCACGTTTGTGATGGACCGTAAGGAGGCGATGCTGACCATCGAGGACGGCATCAGGAAACTGCGGCTGCTGGACGCTAAAGGGAAGATCTGGACTCAGGACATGCTGCTGCAGGTGGACAACAGAGCAGTCAGCCTCATAGACCACGACAGCAAG aatgAGCTGGAGAACTTTCCTCTGGGCTCCATCCAGCACTGTCAGCCCGTCACCAACGCCTGCAGCTACGACTCCATCTTGGCTCTAGTGTGTAAGGAGTCCGGGCAGGGGAAACCAGACCTGCACCTGTTCCAGTGCGAGGACATCaag GCCAGTCTAATCCACATGGACATCGAGAGCGCCATCAGCGACCACAAGGGCGGGAAAATCAAGAAGAGGCCGGAGGTGCTGAA gaTGATCCTGAAGAGTGACGGAAGCATCCCTCCGCCTCCAGGAGGCCCCGCCCCTCAGGCGCcagcagctgtcaatcaagtggacACCAAGAGCCGAGTGGCCAGCTGGTCAGCCTGGACCAATGAGCAGCAGGACA acGACCCACAGAGACActacacagagctggacacgcctccTGAGATGAGCGCAGCACAGGTGGACAGAGATGTG CAAATCCTCAATCACATTCTGGACGACATCGAACACTTCGTCACCAAACTGCAGAAAGCTGCCGAGGCCTTTAACGAGCTCTCCAAACGCAAGAAGAGTAAGAAGAGCAAGAAGAAGGGCCCTGGAG AGGGAGTTCTGACACTGAGAGCCAAACCGCCGACTCAGGACGAGTTCATCGACTGCTTCCAGAAGTTCAAACACGCCTTCAACCTGCTG GGGAAGTTGAAGAACCACATTCAGAATCCCAGCGCTGTAGATCTGGTTCACTTCCTGTTCAATCCACTCAAGCTG GTGATCCAGACGTCTGGAGGAGTTGATCTGGCTAAAAGTGTAGTCGTTCCTCTCCTCACCAGAGAAGCCATCGAGTTCCTGCACACAGCGGGATCTGCGGAGGAGAGACACCTATGGGTGACACTAGGAGATGCATGGACCAAGTGCAA GCTGGAGTGGCCGAAGGATTATCCGTTTCCTTCGCACACGTTGAGTTTTCGGGATGGCTGGGAGCCGCCGGTGCTGGTGTCGCGGGAGCAGGACGTCACTCAGCTAGCGGAGAGACTGAACGCTGCGCAGAGCGAGACTCCGAGGCCGCCAATCACT CAGACAGTGCAGGATTTCAGCAGTGCAGACGGGTACGGCCTCACTCACGCCACACACAAGCGTTTGCATCAGCTGGAGACAGATATGGCCATGGCCGCTCTCAAACATGCGGTCAGCCGGCATGTAGATAG GAATCTGGACGCTCACAGCAGGACGGCGCAGAGAAACTTTGCCAAATCCAAGTATGACTTTGTGGCCAGAAACAACACGGAGCTGTCTGTGCTGAAGGACGAGGTGGTGGAG GTGCTGGACGACAGGAAGCAGTGGTGGAAGGTGCGCAACGGAGCGGGAGCGTCAGGATACGTGCCAAACAACATCCTGGAGATCAGCAGAGCGGTGGACATGACGGGCCGCGGAGAGCCCATATACAGCCACACTAtacag CTAATGATGCCAAAAAAGGAATTTGAGTTGTTTAag caATTACTGGGCGAGTTAAACGAG AAGCAGCGGACAGATTATGTGCCCAGGCCGACAGTGACTGAAGCTCCGCCCACGCCGACCCCCCCTCCCCCGCCAGCCCCACTGCTACCCACTGCCAGCCCAGCCAATCAGAGTGCAGCAGCCATCATCCCAGCTAATCAGAGCACAGGGGCCACCAGCCCGGCCAATCAAAGAGCAGTGGCCACAAGCCCGGCCAATCAGAGCACAGCAGCTGCTGATCAGGCCAACCAAAGTGAGAGCAACAGCGGAGAGCAGCACGACGACACTGTGAGCGAGAGCGACAGCGTGAACATGAGAGAGCAGCAGAGGGAGAGAGCAGCGCCGGCCAacc GGCGTAAGTCTAACATGGAGGAGGTCCAGGATGAGCTGATGTACAGGCTGACTCTGGGTCGCAGCGCGCAGAAGCGGATCCAGACCCCGAGCCGGAGCAGTCAGCCGGCGCTCAGCATCAGCTACGACTCCACACCGCAGCAGGTCAAGGACTGGCTGATGCTCAAAGGCTTCAGCGCCGC GACCGTGAGCAGTCTCGGGGTGCTGACCGGCGCTCAGCTCTTCTCTCTGAATAAAGACGAGCTGAAGACGGTGTGTCCAGATGACGGCGCTCGCGTCTTCAGCCAGATCAGCGTGCAGAAGGCCGCTCTGGAG GTTTTCTTCTGA
- the eps8a gene encoding epidermal growth factor receptor kinase substrate 8a isoform X11 gives MDNRSGSVCVGQSPDMNGYTPPASQMNGHGSLSPDVPGKKSSGKALYEQRKNYTKNSINSLTDTSQYHVEHLTTFVMDRKEAMLTIEDGIRKLRLLDAKGKIWTQDMLLQVDNRAVSLIDHDSKNELENFPLGSIQHCQPVTNACSYDSILALVCKESGQGKPDLHLFQCEDIKASLIHMDIESAISDHKGGKIKKRPEVLKMILKSDGSIPPPPGGPAPQAPAAVNQVDTKSRVASWSAWTNEQQDNDPQRHYTELDTPPEMSAAQVDRDVQILNHILDDIEHFVTKLQKAAEAFNELSKRKKSKKSKKKGPGEGVLTLRAKPPTQDEFIDCFQKFKHAFNLLGKLKNHIQNPSAVDLVHFLFNPLKLVIQTSGGVDLAKSVVVPLLTREAIEFLHTAGSAEERHLWVTLGDAWTKCKLEWPKDYPFPSHTLSFRDGWEPPVLVSREQDVTQLAERLNAAQSETPRPPITQQTVQDFSSADGYGLTHATHKRLHQLETDMAMAALKHAVSRHVDRNLDAHSRTAQRNFAKSKYDFVARNNTELSVLKDEVVEVLDDRKQWWKVRNGAGASGYVPNNILEISRAVDMTGRGEPIYSHTIQLMMPKKEFELFKQLLGELNEKQRTDYVPRPTVTEAPPTPTPPPPPAPLLPTASPANQSAAAIIPANQSTGATSPANQRAVATSPANQSTAAADQANQSESNSGEQHDDTVSESDSVNMREQQRERAAPANRRKSNMEEVQDELMYRLTLGRSAQKRIQTPSRSSQPALSISYDSTPQQVKDWLMLKGFSAATVSSLGVLTGAQLFSLNKDELKTVCPDDGARVFSQISVQKAALEVFF, from the exons cggaCACGGCTCGCTGTCTCCAGATGTTCCCGGCAAAAAGTCGAGTGGTAAAGCTCTGTACG AGCAAAGGAAAAACTACACCAAAAACAGCATCAACAGCCTGACGGACACGTCTCAGTATCATGTGGAG catCTGACCACGTTTGTGATGGACCGTAAGGAGGCGATGCTGACCATCGAGGACGGCATCAGGAAACTGCGGCTGCTGGACGCTAAAGGGAAGATCTGGACTCAGGACATGCTGCTGCAGGTGGACAACAGAGCAGTCAGCCTCATAGACCACGACAGCAAG aatgAGCTGGAGAACTTTCCTCTGGGCTCCATCCAGCACTGTCAGCCCGTCACCAACGCCTGCAGCTACGACTCCATCTTGGCTCTAGTGTGTAAGGAGTCCGGGCAGGGGAAACCAGACCTGCACCTGTTCCAGTGCGAGGACATCaag GCCAGTCTAATCCACATGGACATCGAGAGCGCCATCAGCGACCACAAGGGCGGGAAAATCAAGAAGAGGCCGGAGGTGCTGAA gaTGATCCTGAAGAGTGACGGAAGCATCCCTCCGCCTCCAGGAGGCCCCGCCCCTCAGGCGCcagcagctgtcaatcaagtggacACCAAGAGCCGAGTGGCCAGCTGGTCAGCCTGGACCAATGAGCAGCAGGACA acGACCCACAGAGACActacacagagctggacacgcctccTGAGATGAGCGCAGCACAGGTGGACAGAGATGTG CAAATCCTCAATCACATTCTGGACGACATCGAACACTTCGTCACCAAACTGCAGAAAGCTGCCGAGGCCTTTAACGAGCTCTCCAAACGCAAGAAGAGTAAGAAGAGCAAGAAGAAGGGCCCTGGAG AGGGAGTTCTGACACTGAGAGCCAAACCGCCGACTCAGGACGAGTTCATCGACTGCTTCCAGAAGTTCAAACACGCCTTCAACCTGCTG GGGAAGTTGAAGAACCACATTCAGAATCCCAGCGCTGTAGATCTGGTTCACTTCCTGTTCAATCCACTCAAGCTG GTGATCCAGACGTCTGGAGGAGTTGATCTGGCTAAAAGTGTAGTCGTTCCTCTCCTCACCAGAGAAGCCATCGAGTTCCTGCACACAGCGGGATCTGCGGAGGAGAGACACCTATGGGTGACACTAGGAGATGCATGGACCAAGTGCAA GCTGGAGTGGCCGAAGGATTATCCGTTTCCTTCGCACACGTTGAGTTTTCGGGATGGCTGGGAGCCGCCGGTGCTGGTGTCGCGGGAGCAGGACGTCACTCAGCTAGCGGAGAGACTGAACGCTGCGCAGAGCGAGACTCCGAGGCCGCCAATCACT CAGCAGACAGTGCAGGATTTCAGCAGTGCAGACGGGTACGGCCTCACTCACGCCACACACAAGCGTTTGCATCAGCTGGAGACAGATATGGCCATGGCCGCTCTCAAACATGCGGTCAGCCGGCATGTAGATAG GAATCTGGACGCTCACAGCAGGACGGCGCAGAGAAACTTTGCCAAATCCAAGTATGACTTTGTGGCCAGAAACAACACGGAGCTGTCTGTGCTGAAGGACGAGGTGGTGGAG GTGCTGGACGACAGGAAGCAGTGGTGGAAGGTGCGCAACGGAGCGGGAGCGTCAGGATACGTGCCAAACAACATCCTGGAGATCAGCAGAGCGGTGGACATGACGGGCCGCGGAGAGCCCATATACAGCCACACTAtacag CTAATGATGCCAAAAAAGGAATTTGAGTTGTTTAag caATTACTGGGCGAGTTAAACGAG AAGCAGCGGACAGATTATGTGCCCAGGCCGACAGTGACTGAAGCTCCGCCCACGCCGACCCCCCCTCCCCCGCCAGCCCCACTGCTACCCACTGCCAGCCCAGCCAATCAGAGTGCAGCAGCCATCATCCCAGCTAATCAGAGCACAGGGGCCACCAGCCCGGCCAATCAAAGAGCAGTGGCCACAAGCCCGGCCAATCAGAGCACAGCAGCTGCTGATCAGGCCAACCAAAGTGAGAGCAACAGCGGAGAGCAGCACGACGACACTGTGAGCGAGAGCGACAGCGTGAACATGAGAGAGCAGCAGAGGGAGAGAGCAGCGCCGGCCAacc GGCGTAAGTCTAACATGGAGGAGGTCCAGGATGAGCTGATGTACAGGCTGACTCTGGGTCGCAGCGCGCAGAAGCGGATCCAGACCCCGAGCCGGAGCAGTCAGCCGGCGCTCAGCATCAGCTACGACTCCACACCGCAGCAGGTCAAGGACTGGCTGATGCTCAAAGGCTTCAGCGCCGC GACCGTGAGCAGTCTCGGGGTGCTGACCGGCGCTCAGCTCTTCTCTCTGAATAAAGACGAGCTGAAGACGGTGTGTCCAGATGACGGCGCTCGCGTCTTCAGCCAGATCAGCGTGCAGAAGGCCGCTCTGGAG GTTTTCTTCTGA